Below is a genomic region from Brassica oleracea var. oleracea cultivar TO1000 chromosome C9, BOL, whole genome shotgun sequence.
TCGAAATGATTTTCTTAAAATCCGATTTATACCGATTTATATGATTCAAATTTGTTTAAACTGTTCTAAATCAGTTAAAATTGGTTAAAATCGATCTAAAATTATCTATATATGTTAAATAAAGCAATAATATTATTACAAATCTACAAATTTGTCTACTTTCTTCTGTTTTGTATATCTAATTTTGATAACTCATCACAATAATTTTATAATTAAACTTAAAAACTAAAATATGTTATACAAATGTATAAAATATATAAAATAAATCAACAATTTTCTAACGCCTAGGCCTTGTCTAGGCCCTGCCTAGGCCCCGAATAATCCGCCTAGTCGCTAGTCCTCTATAAAGCGCATAGTTACCGCCTAGCGATTTTTAGAACATTGATATATTTATATCATATCAGTTTTTTTGTGTGCAACATATATCATATTAGTTTATCAGGTTAAATCACATTTGGGGATTCAAAATTGCTATTTTATGCCACAAATAAATAAATCAGGTGGAGTCTCGAGAAGATTGTAATTTGTATACTTGACTACTATAAGGACATCTATAACTCCACACTATTTTCTACACGAAATTCTATTATAGAGTAAAATCTTCTCCAACTCCACTCTATATTCCACTCTAAAATAGTGTAACTCTATTTCTTGTTTTATATTTGGAGTAACTCTAGTTCTTACTCTATTATAGAGTGAAACTTTTTTTATTTATACTTTAGTCCTTTTTATTTTTTAATCTTTTTATTTTGTAACTATTTATGTAATTTAATTATGCAAACATCACATAATTCTCTTCGACACAATATACAATTGTTTGAAACTTATTATTATTAGCCAAAAAAACAAGCATTAAAATTAAAAATAATTTTATAAAATTAGCCAAAGGAAACAAATATTAAAATTAGAAATAAGCAACATAACATAAAATTAAAATCATAGATAATTGTGATTTAATATTCTGGTAAATTACTTCTAGATCCACCAAGATTGTTAAAGTATTGTCCAAATGAGGTAGATGGGAGTAGCTTCTTGTTCATGTTGTTGACCATGTTTTTTTTGTAAAATTTGTGTTCGTTCCTCTTGAAAATATGCACAAACCTATTGGATCCTGCACTGAATTCAAATCACAAAATAAATATTTGTTTTCTTCCTTCAACTCATTCAAAGCATAATTCTTCTTTTGAATCTCCAAGTGATATTCTCGTTGTGCTCTTGTCTTCGTTAGTTGTTTCAAAAATTCAGTATTTCCTTCTTTTAAAGTATTGATAACCGATGTTGTTTGATCACCAAGTTATAGATTGTTCAACGATTACTTTTCGGAGACGTCGGTGTACAATGATGTTATGTTTCGTAGGAGATATCGCATGTCGCGTGCTCATTCCTTCGTATAATCGAAGCCGTTGAAAGTTATGACAATTACTTCACACAAAATGGAATGCATTATATGGTCTTCATGCTCATTTGATCAATTTAGAAAAATCAAAGATAAAGAAGTTCTTTTTAAGCTACGATGGGAAATATACACTAATGGTGATGTTTAAGTTAAATGTATTATGTTTTAATATAATGTAATTTAATTTTTAAGATAATAAATGTTTGATACAAATATATAATTTATAAGAACTTTGTGAAAAAATAACATAAATAGATCAATTTGTAAATTTTGTAAGTAAAAAATATTAGTCATAAATAGAAAAGAATATATTTAAAAATATTTATTTTTAGAGTTAAATATAAAGTAAACCATTGGAGAAAAATCCAATTCTATTTTTGAGTTACTCTATTTTAGGATAAATAATATTCTAAAATAAAGTAAACCATTGGAGATCAATGTATTTGTTTTCTTTCTCTGTCTATATTTGTTCTTACGGGACAATAATTTAATCGTTTATTAAATGATTGATGTTTTAGGTTTTGTCTTTCTATTTTTTCTTTTTTTTCGTCATCGGTTTTGTCTTTCTAGTAAAAAGATAAATGTTTAGAGTATAACTAATGCATTTATTTTTAAATTTAAAACATAAATTTAGATGTAAAAATATGAATGTTGAAACTTTACTAATAAAACTAAAAAAATAATAAACAATATGATGCGATTTAACTTTTCTTGATATAAGTGAAAAGTTAAAAATATCAATTACTACTATTTACAAGGGAGTATATTTATGTGATTTGTTTTCTTGTCTTTGTTCATTTGCTTTTACCGGAATTATATGAACAAAGTTAAATTTATGTTATGTTTGTGTCAGTCTAGTTAATAACATCGTGAAAGCATGTTTAGTAAAGATTCATAAAATAAAAGCGTCGAGTTACTGTTTTTACGTAACATATTTCTGACATCATTGATTGTAGACAAATGAGAAATGAATATGTAATTTTGTAGATTACCCTCTCCTAAAACCTCCCTACTTTTTTCTCGAGAAGTTCACTATTTCAGCTTTTCACTTTTAAAGAAATTTTACATTTATCGAAGCTATAATTAACTTATTTTGGAGTATAAAGAAAAGCAAGACAGAGCTTTTAATTTGTTTTCTTTTTCTTATCTATAGGCACCTTAACATAGGACAATAAATGTTAGGAGTATAATAAATTTTGGATTTGAAAGGTCCAAATCACTTAAAATTGCATGTCCCCATGCACAAGTGATTAATACAACGTCATGGTGAACAGAAAACAAAACATTGCCCAAAAAAGTGCCCAGTCAGCTTCTACACTTTACGCATCACCATTTCCCCTTACAACTAAGCATTGCAATATCGCATAAATGCATATTCCACATTCTTGCTTTCCTCATTGACATCTTCTCTACGAATCAGCAACATAACTGAATCACAAACTATTCTTTTTAGCTACTTTAGATATTAAAGACCATGTGAATAACTAAAGGGGAAAATCAAATAAAAAAGCAAAAATGCTATTACAAGGATCTAAATCATTAAATTAAAACAAAAGCTAGGAAAAAAAGAGGAGGCTTAACTTTATCCAAACATAATCATAGTTTCAAAACCGAACTATGAAGGTTTCACTTGACCATTAACTCACTTCGACGTGTACAACTTTAAAATACGAGACCACCCTTTAATCATACGAGGCGTATAAGCGAAAGTAAGGTCACTTTAGTAATTGCCTTCTTCGTTCAGAATCACATCACCGAACAACCGTTTGGGTTCTCATCGCTGAATAACTCAAACGAATCGGACGGTCGAGATGGATACGGGTTTTGATCGGACGGTAGATAGCCTGGGTGCATATACGCATACGAATGAGGTGTCGCAGGAGAGTAATACGATGCAGCGTCTACGCTCACCGGAGGTTGAGCAACGTTATAGCTTACGCCGTACATGATCTGCGGCGCATAGTAGTTAGGTGGATAGGGATACATATCCTGACGTGGCGTGATGTTATTGGTTAGCATTTGATGGCCATCGTGTTGATTATTTGAACGGTCATGATCTTCTGATGCAGGAGTAGTAGTGGGCGAAGGTAGTGATCTAGTACGGGCAGGTCCACCGGTAGGATTGTTAACATTGCTCATGCTTTGCCCCTTCTTTTTCTTCTTTTTACCAACACTGCCACTGCTTTCTTCAGCTTTCTTCTCCGCCGTCGGTGCTGGAGATTCTGTCGATGCCGGAGAATCCACCAGTGACGGTAACGAAGAATCTGCCGGAGCAGAGTCTTTCTTTTTGAGAATTTCGCATTTATCCTCTTTAACTGGAACACAAGCTTCACTGTTATCGCCGGAACTACACTTTCCAGCGCCGTCAGGTTTTTCAGATTCCGGTTTATCAGAACCGGGAGAGGTAACTTTATCGGTTATTTCCGATTTTTCTTCTTTCTTCTTTTTATTCTTCTTTTTCGGGTCGTGGGGTTTGTTCTCTACCGGGTCGGGTATCTCCGGCACTAGATCGGCGTTTTTGCCTGCCTTGTGAAGCTTCTTTAACAGAATCTCTGGTGAGACAATTCCCATCACCGTTACATTGTTCTGCTTCACATCAATGTCCACTCTATAAACACCTACAGCCAAATTAAAATTTTATTGCTCAATACTAAATTAACTATCCTGTAATCATAATATATGTTCTCCACAATGAAGGATTTATTTTATAGGTTTTTAACTAACAACAACATTGAAAGTGAAAAAAAAAAAACATTGAAAGTGTACCTTCAATGCTGGTAAGGATTTTTTTCACTTTTCTTTTGCAGCCTTCGCAGTGAATGGAAACCTTCAAGTTGCATGTCTGCGAGTTCAAAAAATAGATATACAAAAAATAAAGAACAAATTATTGAAAAGAGATATACGAAAGACAGAAAAACAGTTGTACTTGTAGAATACTTATCAATGGGTTTGCCGAGAAGATTTATCATGGAATAGTGAAGCTTATAAACTGACTACATGGATTGTTGAGTTCAAATATTCAAACACAAAGTTATATGCATGAAGGGTAACTAATACCTTGTATGGAAGTGCAAGAGGTGGTGTTGGATCTTTGACTTGTGGGAATTGCTTCTGTTCTGTTTTCTTAGTTTCCGGTTTCATTTCTCCTGTTGCCATTTCAGAAAACAAAAAGTTGATAGCTCTTTGAAGCGGAAGAGAGAGACGAATGTGTCTTGGGGAAGGCAAAAGATTATGGGGAATACAGTAAGACTCGGATTTAAAGGATGGGGAAATGTGAGCTTTTTACTCTATTTATTACTAATATGAAAATTATTCACTCTCTCTAAACCATAGCATGTCCAACGCAGATTTCCGAAAGAGTTTAATTGGTCATAAGTCAATAAATATACACAAAAAGACTTAATGGTTAAGATCAAGATGTAAATGCCGGCCAGCTTGTCAAGAGAATCCATAATGTGCCTATTAGTTATATTTTGTAAAAATTTGTAATTTTTTTAAAAAATAAGCTTTTTAGATGTTCAAAAATTTAAAAAATTTAAATCTTTTTAAACAAAAAAATTTATTCACATATTTTTATAAATTGTCTAAAATTTTAAAAATTAAAAATTATAATTATTTTGAAAATTTTAAATAAATTGGTTAAACTTATAAAACTCAAAAAGAAAAATTTAAGCTATAAGAAATATTAAATTATTTAAAAATTCAATTCTTATAAGCTTTTAAAAAATTCTAGAAATTTTATAAAATTTTAAAATTTCTTACGGTTTGGTTTTTTTCTTTTGAATATTATAAGTTGTGTAATTCTCTCAAATAGTCATTTTTAAGTTTTTGTCATAAAAATAGCTTTCAAGAAAGAAAATGATCAAAATAACCCTTTTTTTATTTTTTTTTTTAATTTGAAACTCTATCCTCAAAATCCCACCCATTAAAATATTTTTACCCTTTAATAAAATTTATTTTGGTCATTTTCTTCATTGAATGCTATTTTTGTGACAAAAACTTAAAAAAACTATCCTGAAGAATTTCTCTTATAAGTTTAACAATTTACTTGATTAAAATTTTTTTTTAGAAAATTCATAAAAGTTATTTGGATATTTTTATTAAGTCTTAGAAAGATAAATATTTAATTATTTGAACACGCAAAAAAGACTTTTTTAAAAAAAATACGAATTTATAAAAAATATATCTATTTTAAAATTTTATTTAATTTTATGATTTTGTTTATTTTTAGCTTTTTAATTAGAAAAACTGATATGTTATCACTTTTTACCCATAAACAAATAATTTCAGTCGCATTTTTGACTTGATGAACAAGTAATTTAAGTTGAAGGTTTTTGTGATATAGATGTTAGATTGAAAGTTTAATGTGATAGTCAAAAATGCTGGAGGTCTAAAATATTACCAAGTGTGACTTTCAAGATTTTTATGTGATTTTCTCTTGGATGAATAAGTGAGTTAAGTTGAAGGTTTTTGTGATATAGATGTTAGATTGAAAGTTTAAAGTGCTAGTCAAAAATATCGGAGGTCTAAAATATTACTAAGTGTCACATTCAAGATTTTTATGCGATTTTCTCTTGGATGAATAAATAAGTTAAGTTGAAGGTTTTTGTGATATAAATATTAGATTAAAAATTTAAATTGTTAGTCAAAAATGTTGGAAGTCTAAAATATTACTAAGTGTCACTTTCGAGATTTTTATGCGATATTCTCTTGGATTAAGTGTACAAGAGAATTTCATTTTTTTCTTTTAATTTTTCCTATTGAATTTGGCATTTGCACGAATTCTTTTAAATTTCATCTTATTGGATTAATCATTTGTATAAATACTTCAAAATCTCAGGTTATTGGGTTAATCACTTGTACAATTTTTTTTAAAAAAATTATCCTTAAAAAAAATCTTATTGAAAATTAGAAATTTTATAAAAAATATCAATCAATTAGGATTTGAAGGGATTTGAGAGATATCTTATCTATTAAAATAGAAATCTTATCTATTAAAATAGAAATCATGACTTCTTTCGTGTGTTAAATTTCTAATATTAGTTGATTTTCTTCATTTCCACTAATAAGTTAGATTTTTTTTTCATTATAAGTAACCAAAAATATCGTGACATTCTCTATATAAGCACCCACCATCTGATTCATCTCAATGACTCTACATTCCAATATGCCCTCTCTATAGCACCCAAAAAACAATGCTGGTCTTTAGACTTATCTAACATATCAATCTGTTGTTTCAAAATCCAAGACCAACATAACATACAAACAATTAAAAACATGATCAATTATAAATTGAATTCACAAAAAATTAAAAACAACATGATCAATTATAAATTGAGTTCACAAAATTAAAAAAAAAAAGATGATCAATTATAAATTGAATTCACAAAAAATTAAAAACAACATGATCAATTATAAATTGAATTCACAAAATTTTCAAAACACCTACACGGTTGCGCGGGTCAAATTCTAGTTTATTGTTAAAAGTTAGTGAATATGACTACCACCTCTAATGCCAGTATATAAAAGATTTTTACAATTGTGTTTATAACAAATAAAATTTCAAAAAATTTCAGTATCTTATTCTCTTTTCAATAGAAAACAAAATTTGATAAAATAAATAATAAATATTCTATAACATCATAAATATTTTTTTTACTTTCGAAAGAAATCAAATCTCAAAAATCTTAAAATCCCCACAATAATCCTCAAAATCCTACCAAAACTACCACAAAAAATCCTCAAAATCCATTTTAATTTGCACCAAATCTAAATCCCTCAAATTTTCAATAATCTTACTATACGCCTGTTTAAAAACGATAGAGGTCGTGGTCGATAGTGATTACATGCAGGCAAGAAAGAGGATGATGAGTTTGCTAAAGGAGGCAGTGTTGAAGAAGAGAGCATTAGGAGAGGAGTTCGGGGAGTTTTTCAAAATCATATGTGGAGAAGGAAGGAGGAAAAGCAAAGATGAGCGTGTCGAGGATGCGATCAATTACATATATACATTTTTTTCTTCTGATTGCTAACGAGACAACGCTACAGATTCTTGCTGCTACAGTAAAGCTCATAAGCGAAAAGCTTACAGTCATGCGAGAGTTACAGAGAGAGCATGCGAGAATAATCGGAGATAGGACTGAGAAGGACGCCTGCTTAACATGGGAAGACTACAAAACCATGACTTTCACCCATTTATAGAGTATCTACCATTCTGCTTCTTCGTGTACTGACATATCTTAATTAATAGCTCACACAAGCACGGTTTTCTGTTTCAGGTGATCAATGAGTCGCTTAGGATCACAACGACGGTGCCTTTAGTGCTTAAAAAACCTGATAATGACATCCAAGTCGGTGCGGGTTGGACCTTCATCAAGGGCTAAGCTGCTCATGGCCATTTTCATCACAATTTGTGTACATACATGTTT
It encodes:
- the LOC106315666 gene encoding uncharacterized protein LOC106315666 codes for the protein MATGEMKPETKKTEQKQFPQVKDPTPPLALPYKTCNLKVSIHCEGCKRKVKKILTSIEGVYRVDIDVKQNNVTVMGIVSPEILLKKLHKAGKNADLVPEIPDPVENKPHDPKKKNKKKKEEKSEITDKVTSPGSDKPESEKPDGAGKCSSGDNSEACVPVKEDKCEILKKKDSAPADSSLPSLVDSPASTESPAPTAEKKAEESSGSVGKKKKKKGQSMSNVNNPTGGPARTRSLPSPTTTPASEDHDRSNNQHDGHQMLTNNITPRQDMYPYPPNYYAPQIMYGVSYNVAQPPVSVDAASYYSPATPHSYAYMHPGYLPSDQNPYPSRPSDSFELFSDENPNGCSVM